One window from the genome of Paramormyrops kingsleyae isolate MSU_618 chromosome 3, PKINGS_0.4, whole genome shotgun sequence encodes:
- the tspan12 gene encoding tetraspanin-12 → MAREDAVKCLRCLLYALNLLFWVMSVCVLGVAAWLRDYLNNVLTLTADTRLEEAAILTYSPVVHPVIIAVCCFLIIVAMVGYCGTLKDSLILLSWYFASLLVIFCVELASGVWTYEEPPVQRSDMISLKSRMTNYGLPRYQWLTQAWNFFQTEFKCCGVIYFTDWLEMTEMEWPPDSCCARQYPGCARQAHHWDLSDLHQEGCGPKVYSFIRGTKQLQALRFLGVSIGVSQILAMTLTMTLLWALYYHKRAPDPPDQGVAHWGDPALAPPSRPEEPPKADPPRLAEAWGPAPANGHAHFEMEQFS, encoded by the exons ATGGCTCGGGAGGACGCCGTGAAGTGCCTCCGCTGCCTGCTCTACGCTCTCAACTTACTCTTCTGG GTgatgtctgtatgtgtgctgGGAGTGGCAGCGTGGCTTAGAGATTACCTGAACAATGTGCTCACCTTGACAGCGGATACCAG gcTGGAGGAAGCTGCGATTCTGACATACTCTCCAGTGGTCCATCCGGTCATCATTGCCGTTTGCTGTTTTCTGATCATCGTGGCCATGGTGGGATACTGCGGGACACTGAAAGACAGCCTGATCCTCCTGTCCTGg TACTTTGCGAGTCTGCTAGTGATCTTCTGTGTGGAGCTGGCCAGCGGAGTATGGACTTATGAAGAG CCCCCGGTCCAGCGGTCGGACATGATCAGCCTGAAGTCCCGGATGACCAACTACGGTCTGCCGCGCTACCAGTGGCTGACCCAGGCGTGGAACTTCTTCCAGACCGAG TTTAAGTGCTGCGGCGTCATCTACTTCACCGACTGGCTGGAGATGACCGAGATGGAGTGGCCGCCGGACTCGTGCTGTGCCAGGCAGTACCCAGGCTGTGCCCGCCAGGCCCACCACTGGGACCTCAGCGACCTCCATCAGGAG GGCTGCGGTCCGAAGGTCTACAGCTTCATCCGCGGCACAAAGCAGCTGCAGGCGCTCCGCTTCCTGGGCGTGTCCATCGGCGTCTCCCAGATCCTGGCCATGACGCTGACTATGACCCTACTGTGGGCGCTTTATTATCACAAACGGGCGCCCGACCCCCCAGATCAGGGCGTGGCCCACTGGGGAGATCCCGCCCTGGCCCCGCCCTCCCGGCCAGAGGAGCCACCCAAGGCAGACCCCCCACGACTCGCGGAGGCCTGGGGGCCGGCGCCGGCCAATGGTCACGCCCACTTCGAGATGGAGCAATTCTCTTAA